The following proteins are co-located in the Malus sylvestris chromosome 13, drMalSylv7.2, whole genome shotgun sequence genome:
- the LOC126594830 gene encoding transcription factor TGA2.3-like produces the protein MQSFKAASTNPEFYSHSSFYFRGDDSDRNQTRFTDLGELEQSATAFPHDDAVVLSPSSMFSLKANNVGGVPDSLQYGTLNVGGCLDIESTITGTGGGGCVDTGQQQPYMYQQQKGTTSSGNGHFENWGDNSAMADNSQQTDTSTDVDTDDKNHLHGVQHGALMVVDSTEQAKERTTGDQKTLRRLAQNREAARKSRLRKKAYVQQLENSRLRLSQLEQELQRARQQGIFIADGLPGDHGHSVAGNGALTFNLEYARWLEEHQRLIHDMRSAVNSHMGDNELRILVDSVMTHYDEIFRLKSIAAKIDVFHMLSGMWKTPAERCFMWLGGFRSSELLKILGNHLEPLTDQQLMGICNLQQSSQQAEDALSQGMEALQQSLVETLSSPIHCPTGSDNVADYMGQMAIAMGKLATLENFLHQADLLRQQTLQQLHRILTTRQAARALLVISDYFSRLRALSSLWQARPRD, from the exons ATGCAGAGCTTCAAAGCAGCGTCAACAAACCCAGAATTCTACTCCCACTCTTCCTTCTACTTCAG GGGAGACGACAGTGACCGGAACCAAACGCGTTTTACGGATCTTGGAGAGCTTGAACAGTCCGCTACCGCCTTCCCTCACGATGATGCTGTTGTTTTAAGCCCAA GCTCCATGTTCAGCTTAAAAGCAAACAATGTTGGCGGTGTACCTGATAGCTTGCAGTACGGGACCTTGAACGTTGGCGGGTGTTTGGACATAGAATCAACTATAACCGGAACAGGAGGAGGAGGGTGTGTGGACACAGGACAGCAGCAGCCATACATGTACCAGCAGCAGAAAGGGACGACGTCGTCCGGAAACGGACACTTTGAGAATTGGGGTGATAATTCAGCCATGGCTGACAACAGCCAGCAGACTGACACTTCGACGGATGTTGACACCGATGACAAAAACCAT CTTCATGGAGTGCAGCATGGAGCACTAATGGTAGTGGATTCCACAGAGCAGGCAAAGGAAAGAACTACTGGGGACCAAAAG ACACTACGTAGGCTGGCCCAGAACAGAGAAGCAGCAAGGAAGAGTCGACTAAGGAAGAAA GCATATGTCCAGCAGCTGGAAAATAGTCGACTTAGGCTTTCGCAGCTAGAGCAAGAGCTTCAGCGAGCCCGCCAGCAG GGTATATTTATTGCAGATGGACTTCCAGGGGATCATGGTCATTCAGTGGCAGGAAATG GGGCCTTAACATTCAACTTGGAGTATGCACGCTGGCTTGAAGAACATCAGCGGCTGATACATGATATGCGATCAGCTGTGAATTCCCATATGGGAGATAATGAATTGCGGATTCTTGTAGACAGCGTAATGACACATTATGATGAGATATTCAGGTTGAAGAGCATTGCTGCAAAGATTGATGTGTTTCACATGCTCTCTGGAATGTGGAAGACACCCGCTGAAAGGTGTTTTATGTGGTTGGGTGGATTCCGCTCGTCTGAACTTCTCAAG ATACTTGGGAACCACCTCGAACCTTTAACAGATCAGCAGTTGATGGGAATATGCAATCTGCAGCAATCCTCCCAACAGGCTGAAGATGCCTTGTCACAAGGGATGGAAGCTTTGCAACAATCTCTTGTGGAAACACTTTCCTCGCCGATTCATTGCCCCACTGGTTCTGATAATGTCGCGGACTACATGGGCCAAATGGCAATTGCTATGGGAAAGCTGGCCACACTTGAGAATTTCCTTCACCAG GCTGACCTTTTGAGACAGCAAACTCTGCAACAATTGCATCGGATTCTGACCACTCGCCAAGCAGCTCGTGCCCTTCTTGTCATCAGTGACTACTTCTCTCGTCTCCGAGCACTCAGTTCTTTATGGCAAGCGCGTCCTAGGGACTAA
- the LOC126594836 gene encoding uncharacterized protein LOC126594836 yields MEMLTNANLAFEDESAYVDDDDVFFAEIRSQILALTSDNEEFPDSKSAKYDSFSRSVTKRPAGHIISSSLGYISWLGNKNSSNYAVPASLAKLWENSNVTGTGVFIPQAVKSRRDCRPRRMNNDRRRTYKRVENMNKQS; encoded by the exons ATGGAAATGCTCACAAACGCTAATCTTGCATTCGAGGATGAAAGTGCTTATGTCGACGACGATGATGTCTTTTTTGCCGAGATTAGAAGCCAGATTTTGGCCTTGACATCTGACAATGAAGAATTTCCGGACTCGAAAAGCGCAAAATATGACTCATTTAGTAGGAGTGTCACCAAACGTCCAGCAGGTCACATTATTTCATCATCACTTGGATATATAAGCTGGTTGGGAAATAAGAACAGTAGTAATTATGCAGTACCAGCTTCCCTTGCAAAGTTGTGGGAAAACAGCAATGTTACTGGGACTGGAGTTTTTATCCCACAAGCTGTAAAATCCAGAAGAGATTGCAGGCCAA GAAGGATGAACAACGACAGGAGAAGAACTTACAAGCGAGTGGAGAACATGAACAAGCAGTCATGA